The Arachis ipaensis cultivar K30076 chromosome B10, Araip1.1, whole genome shotgun sequence DNA window AATACTGACTGGGGAAGCAGTGTCTTTTTAAGAAGAGTAAACGCAGCAAAACCCGCTAAAACCGTGACTGTGAGGCGTTGAAAAATGGCGTCAGTGGCACACAAGTCCCTACTCTTGAGGCGTGCCTTCACCACTCTCTCATCTCGACCGCCACAACCACCTCCTCTTCCTTCTCGAATATTCCTTCAACCAACCCAATCTCTCACCTCCACCTGCTCCCTCCCTCACTTCAAACCTCAATTCCGCTCCTGCACTTCCCGCCTCTCTGCGTTACCCGACAACGCTTCCGGCGGGCCACGTGGCCCTCGCGGCCCCAATTCCGGCTCCGGCGGAGGTggcggaggaggagaaggaggagaaggagcagGTGGAGAAGATAAGTGGTCCTTCTTGTCATGGTAAATCAAACACGAGGATCGTTATTCTTTGCCTAGTTAATTTTTTCTCTGAAATGTTTTTGTTTGTAATTTCTGGATTGGATTAGTTTCTTCTTTCTAGAGAtgaaaaaagaggagaagaagaagattttgattttaaactgTTTTGGATGcaaaacaagttaaacaaaatatgaACTAATGTGACTGAAAATTGGAACGAATTGCAGTTCAGAATATTGACTTGACTGATAATTGTTATCATAGTGTGGTAGtggattttatttcattttatttttcatgctCATGAATTTATGCTAGTTGGTAGCGTGGATGTATGGTCTTCATGATTAGTGACTGTGgcttcattttttaaatttatatatagatAGCTACTACATTGTTAGTGTTTTGATTGTATTAGATGGCTTGAGTGTGGTAGAttaagaaatgcatatttcatgtTCATTAGGGGATCTAACAGAGAAAATATGAATCTTATCCTGCTCTGTATTGGGCATAAATTGTTAAAATTATCATGTCATTTATCTGTATAAGGTTAATTACATCAGTTGAATAATAAAAGAAGTTTCGGAATATTGCCACCCTTTCCTAAGTGGCTTTATTCTTGGTGTTTCGGCATATACAGATCTTGGTTTCACAAAATCTAACATGACTTTGGCACAGGTATTTGGCTCTTCTTGAAAAATACCCTGTTGCAGTAAAAGCTATAACATCTGCAATTTTGACATTAATTGGAGATTTGATTTGCCAGGTAAATATACAACAATGTTCATCTGCATTTGCTCAAACcttttgtgaaattgatgagataTATAAGATAAGTTATCAGAATTAAGCTCAAATTTACGTAATCCTAATGGATGATAGGTAACAACATTGTTAAAGTATTAGAAATAGCAAAAGAAATCATTAATTTACTTTTTGAAATCTCGTAATCTATGTACTCTCTAAATATATTCATTTTATTTGCTGCAGCTTGTAATAGACCAATCGCAGTCTATAGACTTGAAGAGGACATTCATTTTCACTCTGCTTGGTTTTATCTTAGTAGGTCCAACACTGCATTTCTGGTAATGTTATCATGCCCAAAATTCGACTCTCTCCTTAAAGTCTTTTGAATGTGATGATTTTTTAAATAATGCTCAGAAATAACAATTCATCATTCTTTCTGGACATTTGCTGTGAGATCTTTAGGTACTTGTATCTGAGTAAACTGGTTACACTACCTGGAGCATCAGGTGTACTATTGCGGCTTGTAATTGATCAGGTGGGATATTTCCATTGGCGCCCCCAACCTACTGTCTATTACGACTTTGTATCAAATGTTAACTATTTTGCTCAATTTGCTATTTTAATTTTGAGCTTGGTGAAATATGATTGCAGTTCTTATTTGCTCCCACATTTATTGGGGTTTTCTTAGCTACATTGGTGACACTTGAGGGAGGGCCATCACAAGCTGTATCCAAACTTAAACAGGTGCTGTTATTGGTTTTTACTTGAATATTCGTGTAAAAAACATGTATACAAAGAGGTGTATTTCATTGTTATTTTGAATAATGCTTACTCGTCCTCAAATTTCATGCTGCAGGAGTGGTTTTCATCTGTTGTGGCAAATTGGCAATTATGGATACCTTTTCAATTTCTCAACTTCAGATTTGTTCCACAGCAATTCCAGGTTAGGCTTACAAACCAGACCATATATGCAAATTGAGATTTTGACAATTTGTTCATCACTTTGAAACGTGTTAGAGTTAACAATATAGGCAACCAGCCGGGGAATGCTAGTTTTCTACCCTTTTTTCCCTTCAACTTCATCCTTTTTTATTTAGTCAATTGCACCGAATAAATATCGGGATTCTCAGAATAGGTATTTTCTAGCCATTTGACATGCCGAACTCACATCATTTACCCTTTTATTCGCTGAACAATAATATACAATTGTACGTGAGAAACAGAGGCATAGATCAAACTTTTTGTCCTTTTATTAGTTGAACAATAATAGACATTATAGTACATGAGGAAGACATGtttgtttttcatttctttcttcaTATCTTGCAACATGTTTGGATATTTGGGATGCATCTTGTTGGTCCCTTCATTTTAAAAGTATTCTGTTAAGACTGGAATCAGAAAATAAGAGGAAACTGAATAAATTTTGTATATTCTTATCATCTCTCCTCACACAATCCACTAACAACATGCCAACTGAATTTCCCTCCTTCACTCCGTCGCTTCTATTCTGACCCTTTCTGTTATTTCAGTATGGTACTCATTTCAATTGGACTTAAGCTGGCTCAATACTCCTTTCATGTATAAAACAATTCTGCCTTAATAATGGGTTTGTATCAAGTATACACATGACTTGATATCCCATTTGTCATTTTCAAAGGTTGCATTTGAATTTTGTGTCAATGGTTTATGTATTTCTATCTCAAAAATAGTATCCAAATGCAGTCTAAGCGAGTAGATGGCATGTTAGTCATATTCCCATATTTACTATGTGTGAACTTAGAATTATTTTCGAAGTAGGCCCATTGAGAAGTTATCATGTGTGTGAATGGAGTTATCAAAGGCATTTTCTAGTCTTCCATATATCTATAATTTTCTTCAGTGTTCTTCTCTCTAGTCTTCCATTTTCTAGTGATACTGCTGAGTGTAAAGAAACTTGTGGAAATAATTTCAGGTTCTTGCTGCTAATGTTATATCTTTGGTATGGAACGTTATTCTCTCATTTAAGGCACACAAAGAAGTTCCTACAAAATAGGTAAGTTTAAATTCAGTGAATGCAAAGGACCTAAATGTAACTGCCTTTATTATACTTAGGAGCTCAAAATTCAAATGCATATGAGCATGACTGCGTGAATGTACTGTAAACAAGCATGTTCCATAAACTCGAATTTAGATCTTTTGTAATCTGATTATTGCCATATTCAATGCTAGCTTTACAACGTACTACCTCAATCATaggatttgtttatttttttatttttttaaggttTGTTACTCATGGTGCATTTTTATATTAAGAATTAATTTTAACAAACCAAAAATATTTCTATCACTAATTGTGTGCTAAATATGTTATTTTAAAACTGTTattaaattgtaatttttttatatactcaATTAAATTTTGTTCATATNNNNNNNNNTTTCTACTTTGTAatgtatatatttattattgtttgtgctttaaatttaattattatgattatggataattttaaaatgtaaattatcatttgtatatttatttttgtatgtATTGGGAGAATAGTTTGATATATGTGGGGATCATTCCAATTCGAGAAGGTGACAAAATAATTCAACTCCGTGCAATTGACGGATGAGGAAGGAACTACCTAAGTTATCCATACCACATAATATATTATAAGATGCCAAAAATATGAGACAATTGttgttaataattataattagAGTACTGCTAGGGAGTCAAtggcctaagcgtacaatgtgtacaatgggctaatAAACATTTCATGTCataaaaccactcatcccaaaagcttaaactgattttggggttcaccaatgATCAAATTCTCGACCTTTCGGATTTAGAACTCTAATACCatatcatgaaaccactcatATCAAAAACGTAATCTGACaggacaatgtaacactaatggtgatatctctaatacttcttaaacctccattgtacacattgtacgcttaggccaTTAGCTCCCTATACTTATTCTTATAATTATTCTTATAATTATAGTAAGCATTACTAACATGGCTATTTCGGCAATTTGGCTATCGGGTTTACATGTTTGATAACAAATTTAAATTGTGTGAGAACTGAGAACCCATGATTGATGTTCTTTTCAAGTATCATTAATTGTTATCTGAAGAAAAATGACATAAGAATGAATTATTACTATTACCTTCTTACACTGCCATCTTGACGAAAGGAAGTATTGTAACTTCCATGCGTTTTCCTTTCTAGAATATATTTGATAAAAAACAAGCAACAAAATAGATGATAAAATGCACTTTTGTTAAATTTCTGCCGACTTTTTGTACGTTATAAACATTTCCTGgaaattttccaagaaactgATCCGCCGGCAAAACTTATGTAGTTATGTGAGAACTACTGCTATGTTTTTAATTCTCATATTATTTGTATATTATATTGAATGCATGTTTCagaaaaaaatcaataattttggaaaaagtaataaaaatattaaacccACTCTAAATATTCTTTAAGATTATGTTTGATTTTGTCTTTTAGGTTGCTTACAAAAGCTAGTGAAACTAGAAAtataatagaataaaatattaagtAAATGGCTAGAACCAGTTCCTGTCTCTAAGACAACAAAAGAAATTGTTTATTTATCTTAATCTTCGTTAACAAATAGGTTTTTAAGAAATACTATANNNNNNNNNNNNNNNNNNNNNNNNNNNNNNNNNNNNNNNNNNNNNNNNNNNNNNNNNNNNNNNNNNNNNNNNNNNNNNNNNNNNGTGAAGAAACCTTCCTCTCACAAACATAGTATACAAAAATGTGTAACCTATGTTCTCGTCTTTCTTTCTTTATCACTGCCATGATGGCCACAACCGCCACTAATAACACTGATGAAAATTATGATGTGTTCCTTAGCTTTGGTGGCGACACTCGCTACAATTTTACTAGTCACCTTCTTGGAGCAATCAAAAGGCAACATGTTAATACCTACGTTGATTTCAATTTGGGAAGAGGCAGTGAGATCTCATCAGCACTTGTTTCCGCAATCCGGAAAGCCCCGGTTGCGGTCATCGTTCTATCGGAACACACAGCTTCGTCCAAGTGGTGCTTGGACGAAGTTGCGGAGATAATGGATTGCAAGAGAACAAGAAATCAGATTGTGCTTCCAATATTTTATCATCTGGACCCCTCTGATGTTAGGAATCAAAGTGGATGTTATGGTGTGGCTTTTGAAGagcatatgaaaaagaaggactGCATTGAAAATGTTCCCACATGGAGGGACGCCTTGAAACAAATGGCCAATCTATCAGGCTGGCACTGCGTCGCCAACATGTAagtattaagtttttttttttttttttttcaatcccgctacgttaccaacagcatttCTACCAACTTCTGcaaactcttatttataactgtaTTTAATAGAAATGTTtttgtagatgtgtctaataaaaatgtattttttatgACTCTGTTTAATAAAagtgtctttataaatatattttctagatctgtctctttatatatgtgtttaaaacataataattaattattgttggcaaTAATAATATGTTGGTatgctatacttttcttttttttcaagttttttttttcaaaaataggaggATTTGAACGACTTCTGTAGCAACAGCTGAGTATaaaaagattatgtcatttgagttatgtAAGTATTAAGTTTTCGAAAATGTTTGATAATAAAAAAGGACTTTGCTACCATTTGCACGCGTAGTAAATTAAACATTcgatatatccattgttcacattatttaatatttttattgtctacctatattttttctaaaaaaaattagtcaaaaataaaataagttttgGTTGTATTTTTTTTCACTCTAACACTATTGTTAAATTTATTTGACTACTAACTTAAAGATTTTGGTtattaccattcaaattcaagaTCAAATATTTTTTTCCAGTAAAGATTAAAATCGTAATATGGACTTTCAAGGTAAATTATACAATAATTTTTAAGTTAAGAAATAAACATTAGTAACTCTTATTTTGATAATGATACTtgtttttaagtaaaaaaaaaaaacagttctTTTTAAATTCAtacaaataaacaataaaaaatatcttcCTAACGAATATTTTGGGTTCATATTTCCTTATGTTGGGTCCATGTGACAGGAATGAATATGAACTGGTTGAGAATATTGCTGAAGATGTGAGAAAGATAGTCCACAGTAATTGTTTGAATGTAAACAGAGCAAAAGACGAATTTGAAAGACAAAAGGACATGCTTCGACAGCTCTACAAGAAAAATCAAATAACTTCGGATCAAACTTTACATGTATGGGAGATGGCAAAAATTGCAAACTTCACCAAGTAAGTTATAACTTACTAATTTGTTCTGTATAATAAGAagggtaaagtattattttagttTCTAAGGTTTTGACTGAATTTTAATTTGATTCCAAATGTTTTATTTTAGTCTCAAAACTTTTTAAACGTCCTATTTCAATTCTAAAAAAGTTTTAGGCGAGTTCAATGTTGTTCCACCGTTAAATTTGACACGAACAATTCACATATTGAAGAGCTAATAACATTCGATTTCAATATGTAAGTAAAATCGATCTACTAATGATCACTAATATAAAtgatttttctttgattttgaagtgTTGATGATTGATTGTTA harbors:
- the LOC107623999 gene encoding protein sym-1; the encoded protein is MASVAHKSLLLRRAFTTLSSRPPQPPPLPSRIFLQPTQSLTSTCSLPHFKPQFRSCTSRLSALPDNASGGPRGPRGPNSGSGGGGGGGEGGEGAGGEDKWSFLSWYLALLEKYPVAVKAITSAILTLIGDLICQLVIDQSQSIDLKRTFIFTLLGFILVGPTLHFWYLYLSKLVTLPGASGVLLRLVIDQFLFAPTFIGVFLATLVTLEGGPSQAVSKLKQEWFSSVVANWQLWIPFQFLNFRFVPQQFQVLAANVISLVWNVILSFKAHKEVPTK
- the LOC107622226 gene encoding probable disease resistance protein RPP1, translated to MATTATNNTDENYDVFLSFGGDTRYNFTSHLLGAIKRQHVNTYVDFNLGRGSEISSALVSAIRKAPVAVIVLSEHTASSKWCLDEVAEIMDCKRTRNQIVLPIFYHLDPSDVRNQSGCYGVAFEEHMKKKDCIENVPTWRDALKQMANLSGWHCVANMNEYELVENIAEDVRKIVHSNCLNVNRAKDEFERQKDMLRQLYKKNQITSDQTLHVWEMAKIANFTNRDIGKASKLSEEIKKVIEEGKTSRKVMLIQNK